In the genome of Nitrospirota bacterium, one region contains:
- the hemB gene encoding porphobilinogen synthase: MFPAHRPRRLRNSESIRRMVRETILSSDDFIYPLFVTFGKGVKKPISSMPGCYQESVDEVVKTAKKAYSLGIPGIILFGIPEHKDETGSSAFDPHGVVQAAIKTIKDAVPELLVITDVCMCEYTSHGHCGIIKDGKVLNDPTLELLQKESLSHARAGADMVAPSDMMDGRVLAIRQALDSEGFSNIPIMSYAAKYSSAFYGPFRDAAESVPQFGDRRSYQMDPANRREALKEVALDIEEGADIVMVKPALSYLDIISDVKQSFDLPVAAYNVSGEYSLVKAAAQLGWIDHDRVMMEVLTSIKRAGADMILTYFAPEAATLLNS; encoded by the coding sequence ATGTTTCCTGCACACAGACCGCGAAGACTCAGAAATAGTGAATCAATAAGGAGGATGGTCCGCGAGACCATCCTCTCTTCTGACGATTTCATTTATCCCCTTTTTGTTACCTTTGGCAAAGGTGTAAAGAAACCCATCTCATCCATGCCGGGCTGTTATCAGGAGTCAGTGGATGAAGTGGTAAAGACTGCAAAAAAAGCCTATTCCCTCGGTATCCCCGGCATAATCCTCTTTGGCATCCCGGAACATAAAGACGAGACCGGCTCTTCAGCCTTTGACCCTCACGGCGTTGTCCAGGCGGCAATAAAGACCATCAAGGATGCCGTACCTGAACTCCTGGTCATCACAGATGTATGCATGTGTGAGTATACAAGTCATGGTCACTGCGGGATTATAAAGGATGGCAAGGTTCTTAATGACCCGACACTTGAACTCCTTCAGAAAGAATCACTCTCCCACGCCCGTGCCGGCGCTGATATGGTGGCGCCATCGGATATGATGGACGGCAGGGTTTTGGCCATAAGACAGGCGCTTGACAGCGAGGGGTTCAGCAATATCCCTATAATGAGTTATGCCGCCAAGTATTCCTCGGCCTTTTACGGACCATTCAGGGATGCTGCAGAGTCAGTGCCGCAGTTCGGGGACAGGAGGTCCTATCAGATGGACCCGGCAAACAGACGCGAGGCATTAAAGGAAGTTGCACTTGATATTGAGGAGGGTGCGGATATAGTGATGGTAAAGCCTGCCCTTTCCTACCTGGATATTATCTCTGATGTAAAGCAGAGCTTTGACCTCCCGGTGGCTGCCTATAATGTATCAGGAGAGTATTCCCTTGTAAAGGCCGCTGCACAACTTGGCTGGATAGACCACGACAGGGTAATGATGGAGGTCCTTACCTCGATAAAACGAGCCGGTGCAGACATGATTCTTACCTACTTTGCCCCTGAGGCGGCAACCCTCCTTAATTCCTGA